From Motacilla alba alba isolate MOTALB_02 chromosome 4A, Motacilla_alba_V1.0_pri, whole genome shotgun sequence, one genomic window encodes:
- the SHROOM4 gene encoding protein Shroom4 isoform X5, translating into MESLDHPSQACYEGDPSPVDQGMYHSKRDSAYSSFSASSIASDCALSLRPEEAVSIDSSLQGPCKAPDRRYLTTGAEPSASWHPEAWRAPVPPQPPVRRDSLRAAPGGRGDRCQASVSADMLHAKGRWISDTFLCQRDGEAEVVGRRKPAPYAMKDCLSADQYYMLSSHPDRCPAEPLLRQSMESDNQPYLDDSMHQVPDATTAGDNPLLSPLKGHVSHRHSAPEQLLASQFRSLQLGTNSGRASPAPSGQRWTLSPLHPEGSRGGTTGAAQDPPHCPEPCCRQPPCRCCPELQQACGPDGQGASPVLSAEGPAEEESRGGARRAGGPAHRSAQMRRRSDRFATSLRNEIQRRKAQLQKSRAPGAPPASEEPVEETEEPSEGSVLAERHPALPECLSPAPSEESRNSGRSADRGIPTPDPVPAPKGPLSPERVVPTARGRWHWSPEGKLQPQHSPSRSELEGYSQGPAARSSPPQGSDEAVLLPFADRRRFFEESSRLAPPRHSKPPAGDPSTFQPPGPEHRDVRRLSVDQPYSPSSPSRPGSAGPYAECCREQPHCYKPLARPGELDYLRGFSYPYGVPLRPEPCRCCGGDPCPPPPPRGHTCRCHPVSWVRCPDCCYPATHPGREESDAWPPRRAFVPEFPQDEWEPPAITRKVSQSISELSSYTPSFPRLGPFHTCLESTEPEWPPCYRATSTHDLLWDSDRLAHTPESPPDPLHRPLRGRAFSESHLNLEPSSPWGCDQKDLFRAKLDPPNIPKKKGPPPPRPPPPNWEKYRQRRASQHPPDGAGHGSAFSAAPMPIRSIAEAVRERSQSLTGEQKGQSWGHTACPPAPSGAWPRPEAPRSLRRTPGPDAANADICRVSGAGEKRTKMKRSGEMEEQPQRLIQNQGQGRASPCGAGECSLSLHCGSGPALPEALKPSSGAVEGVSCQGSWPQPRCMDSEERPWDVTVRDRSLASVPAPLASPGTGTEVMGELLVAGERQAWRKCLQQDWHLEALAQDRQGFEPILLPPRSAASSSSFPVHYGVAAGKTEPLNKVKALPEVVEGSSEDEEEEVDHELVEKKVQDTAGDNSLVVPHCPGQLQLIESLSRKLVVLQEAQRGLQEDISANGALGEDVAARLQALCTPGEFDKYRLFVGDLDKVVNLLLSLSGRLARVETALGSLGPHAPAEDKLALREKQRLLVAQLEDAKELKEHVGRREEAVGAMVARYLPAEHLQDYQHFVKMKSALIAEQRELEEKIKLGQEQLRCLRESLGQASKDC; encoded by the exons ATGGAGAGCCTGGACCATCCCAGCCAGGCCTGCTATGAAGGAGACCCCTCACCCGTTGACCAGGGCATGTACCACAGCAAGCGGGACTCGGCCTACAGCTCCTTCTCTGCCAGCTCCATCGCCTCTGACTGCGCCCTCTCTCTCCGTCCTGAAGAGGCCGTGTCCATTGATTCCAGCCTCCAAGGCCCCTGCAAAGCCCCTGACAGGCGCTACCTGACCACAGGGGCTGAGCCATCTGCCAGCTGGCACCCTGAGGCCTGGCGGGCACCCgtgcccccccagccccctgtcAGGAGGGACAGCCTGCGAGCAGCCCCaggtggcagaggggacaggtgCCAGGCATCAGTGTCAGCGGACATGCTGCATGCCAAGGGCCGGTGGATCTCTGACACCTTCCTCTGCCAACGGGATGGGGAGGCAGAAGTAGTGGGCAGGAGGAAACCGGCGCCATACGCCATGAAGGACTGTCTCTCTGCCGACCAGTATTACATGCTGAGCTCCCATCCGGACCGTTGCCCAGCTGAGCCACTCCTGAGGCAGAGCATGGAGTCTGACAACCAGCCGTACCTGGATGACAGCATGCACCAAGTGCCTGATGCCACGACGGCAGGTGACAACCCGTTGCTGTCCCCTCTCAAGGGCCACGTGTCGCACCGTCACAGCGCTCCCGAGCAACTGCTGGCCTCCCAGTTCCGCTccctccagctgggcaccaacAGCGGGCGAGCCTCGCCAGCCCCCAGCGGGCAACGCTGGACCTTGTCCCCGCTGCATCCTGAGGGCAGCCGAGGGGGAACcacaggggctgcccaggaTCCCCCGCACTGCCCAGAGCCTTGCTGCCGCCAGCCGCCCTGCCgctgctgccctgagctgcagcaagcCTGCGGGCCGGATGGCCAGGGGGCTAGCCCAGTACTCAGCGCTGAGGGGCCAGCGGAGGAGGAGAGCCGGGGAGGGGCCCGGCGGGCTGGGGGTCCTGCCCACCGCTCTGCTCAGATGCGCCGCCGCAGCGACCGCTTTGCCACCAGCCTGCGCAACGAGATCCAGCGGCGCAAGGCCCAGCTGCAGAAGAGCCGGGCTCCTGGTGCACCTCCAGCCAGTGAGGAGCCAGTGGAGGAAACTGAGGAGCCCTCAGAGGGCAGCGTACTGGCAGAGCggcaccctgccctgcctgagTGTCTCAGCCCCGCACCGAGTGAGGAGAGCAGGAACTCTGGCCGCTCTGCAGACCGGGGCATCCCCACCCCTGACCCGGTGCCGGCCCCTAAAGGGCCCCTGTCCCCTGAGCGTGTGGTGCCGACAGCCAGGGGCCGCTGGCACTGGTCCCCGGAAGGCAAGCTGCAGCCGCAGCACTCGCCCAGCCGCAGTGAACTGGAGGGCTACAGCCAGGGCCCGGCGGCCCGCAGCTCCCCACCGCAGGGCAGCGACGAAGCAGTCCTGCTGCCCTTCGCCGACCGCCGCCGGTTCTTTGAGGAGAGCAGCCGGCTGGCACCACCCCGGCACAGCAAGCCGCCAGCAGGTGAtcccagcaccttccagccCCCTGGCCCTGAGCACCGGGATGTCCGCCGCCTCTCTGTGGACCAGCCCTACAGCCCGTCCTCACCCAGCcgccctggctctgctggccccTATGCTGAGTGCTGCCGGGAGCAGCCCCACTGTTACAAGCCACTGGCGAGGCCGGGAGAGCTGGATTACCTGCGGGGCTTCTCCTATCCCTATGGGGTTCCCCTGCGCCCTGAGCCCTGCCGCTGCTGTGGAGGGGACCCGTGCCCGCCACCACCGCCCCGTGGCCACACATGCCGCTGTCACCCTGTGTCCTGGGTGCGCTGCCCTGACTGCTGCTACCCGGCTACCCATCCTGGGCGAGAGGAGAGTGATGCCTGGCCCCCCCGGAGAGCTTTCGTCCCA GAATTTCCTCAGGATGAGTGGGAACCACCTGCAATAACCAGGAAAGTCAGCCAGTCCATCAG TGAGCTCTCCAGCTACACACCAAGTTTCCCAAGGCTTGGCCCGTTCCACACCTGCCTTGAGAGCACCGAGCCAGAGTGGCCACCCTGCTACCGGGCCACATCCACGCATGACCTCTTGTGGGATAGTGACCGCCTGGCCCACACCCCTGAGAGCCCCCCGGATCCGCTGCACCGCCCACTAAGGGGCAGAGCCTTCTCTGAGAGCCATCTCAACCTGGAACCttccagcccctggggctgtgaccaGAAGGACCTTTTCCGTGCCAAGCTGGACCCTCCCAACATCCCCAAAAAGAAGGGTCCCCCACCTCCCCGCCCACCTCCGCCCAACTGGGAGAAGTACAGGCAGCGGCGGGCATCCCAGCACCCACCAGATGGTGCTGGGCATGGATCTGCCTTCTCTGCTGCCCCAATGCCAATCCGCAGCATTGCTGAGGCAGTGAGGGAGCGGTCACAGAGCCTCACGGGGGAGCAGAAAGGCCAGTCCTGGGGGCACACTGCTTGCCCCCCTGCTCCATCAGGTGCCTGGCCCCGACCTGAGGCCCCCAGATCACTCCGCAGGACTCCTGGGCCCGATGCTGCCAACGCTGACATTTGCAG GGTGTCGGGAGCCGGGGAGAAGCGGACAAAGATGAAGCGGTCGGGGGAgatggaggagcagccccaaaGGCTCATCCAGAACCAGGGGCAGGGCCGTGCCAGTCCCTGTGGGGCGGGTGagtgctccctgtccctgcattGTGGctctggccctgccctgccagaggCACTTAAGCCCAGTTCTGGGGCAGTGGAGGGGgtgagctgccagggcagctggccccagccccgctgcatGGACTCCGAGGAACGGCCGTGGGACGTGACTGTCAGGGACCGTTCCCTGGCCAGCGTCCCGGCCCCCTTGGCTTCCCCTGGCACCGGCACTGAGGTGATGGgtgagctgctggtggcaggggagCGACAGGCCTGGCGGAAGTGTCTCCAGCAAGACTGGCACCTGGAGGCGCTGGCACAGGACAG GCAAGGTTTTGAGcccatcctgctgcctcccaggagtgctgccagctccagttCCTTCCCAGTGCACTATGGTGTTGCAGCGGGCAAAACTGAGCCGCTCAACAAGGTAAAGGCGCTGCCGGAGGTAGTGGAGGGGAGCtcagaggatgaggaggaggaggtggacCATGAGCTGGTGGAAAAGAAGGTACAAGACACTGCTGGGGACAATTCCCTCGTGGTTCCCCACTGCCCTGGCCAG ctgcagctgatcGAGAGTCTGAGCCGCAAGctggtggtgctgcaggaggcacagcgggggctgcaggaggacaTCAGTGCCAACGGGGCGCTGGGTGAAGATGTGGCTGCTCGCCTGCAAGCCCTCTGCACCCCAGGGGAGTTCGACAAGTACCGCCTCTTTGTGGGTGACCTGGACAAGGTGGTCaacctcctgctctccctctcgGGTCGCCTGGCCCGGGTGGAAACGGCCCTGGGCAGCCTTGGTCCGCACGCCCCTGCTGAGGACAAG ctggccctgcgGGAGAAGCAGCggctgctggtggcacagctggaggatGCCAAAGAGCTGAAGGAGCACGTGGGGCGGCGCGAGGAGGCCGTGGGTGCCATGGTGGCACGGTACCTGCCCGCCGAGCACCTCCAGGACTACCAGCACTTCGTCAAGATGAAGTCGGCCCTcattgctgagcagagggagctggaagaGAAGATCAAGCTGGGCCAGGAACAGCTCAGGTGCCTGCGTGAGAGCCTTGGCCAGGCCTCCAAGGACTGTTAG
- the SHROOM4 gene encoding protein Shroom4 isoform X6 has product MYHSKRDSAYSSFSASSIASDCALSLRPEEAVSIDSSLQGPCKAPDRRYLTTGAEPSASWHPEAWRAPVPPQPPVRRDSLRAAPGGRGDRCQASVSADMLHAKGRWISDTFLCQRDGEAEVVGRRKPAPYAMKDCLSADQYYMLSSHPDRCPAEPLLRQSMESDNQPYLDDSMHQVPDATTAGDNPLLSPLKGHVSHRHSAPEQLLASQFRSLQLGTNSGRASPAPSGQRWTLSPLHPEGSRGGTTGAAQDPPHCPEPCCRQPPCRCCPELQQACGPDGQGASPVLSAEGPAEEESRGGARRAGGPAHRSAQMRRRSDRFATSLRNEIQRRKAQLQKSRAPGAPPASEEPVEETEEPSEGSVLAERHPALPECLSPAPSEESRNSGRSADRGIPTPDPVPAPKGPLSPERVVPTARGRWHWSPEGKLQPQHSPSRSELEGYSQGPAARSSPPQGSDEAVLLPFADRRRFFEESSRLAPPRHSKPPAGDPSTFQPPGPEHRDVRRLSVDQPYSPSSPSRPGSAGPYAECCREQPHCYKPLARPGELDYLRGFSYPYGVPLRPEPCRCCGGDPCPPPPPRGHTCRCHPVSWVRCPDCCYPATHPGREESDAWPPRRAFVPEFPQDEWEPPAITRKVSQSISELSSYTPSFPRLGPFHTCLESTEPEWPPCYRATSTHDLLWDSDRLAHTPESPPDPLHRPLRGRAFSESHLNLEPSSPWGCDQKDLFRAKLDPPNIPKKKGPPPPRPPPPNWEKYRQRRASQHPPDGAGHGSAFSAAPMPIRSIAEAVRERSQSLTGEQKGQSWGHTACPPAPSGAWPRPEAPRSLRRTPGPDAANADICRVSGAGEKRTKMKRSGEMEEQPQRLIQNQGQGRASPCGAGECSLSLHCGSGPALPEALKPSSGAVEGVSCQGSWPQPRCMDSEERPWDVTVRDRSLASVPAPLASPGTGTEVMGELLVAGERQAWRKCLQQDWHLEALAQDRQGFEPILLPPRSAASSSSFPVHYGVAAGKTEPLNKVKALPEVVEGSSEDEEEEVDHELVEKKVQDTAGDNSLVVPHCPGQLQLIESLSRKLVVLQEAQRGLQEDISANGALGEDVAARLQALCTPGEFDKYRLFVGDLDKVVNLLLSLSGRLARVETALGSLGPHAPAEDKLALREKQRLLVAQLEDAKELKEHVGRREEAVGAMVARYLPAEHLQDYQHFVKMKSALIAEQRELEEKIKLGQEQLRCLRESLGQASKDC; this is encoded by the exons ATGTACCACAGCAAGCGGGACTCGGCCTACAGCTCCTTCTCTGCCAGCTCCATCGCCTCTGACTGCGCCCTCTCTCTCCGTCCTGAAGAGGCCGTGTCCATTGATTCCAGCCTCCAAGGCCCCTGCAAAGCCCCTGACAGGCGCTACCTGACCACAGGGGCTGAGCCATCTGCCAGCTGGCACCCTGAGGCCTGGCGGGCACCCgtgcccccccagccccctgtcAGGAGGGACAGCCTGCGAGCAGCCCCaggtggcagaggggacaggtgCCAGGCATCAGTGTCAGCGGACATGCTGCATGCCAAGGGCCGGTGGATCTCTGACACCTTCCTCTGCCAACGGGATGGGGAGGCAGAAGTAGTGGGCAGGAGGAAACCGGCGCCATACGCCATGAAGGACTGTCTCTCTGCCGACCAGTATTACATGCTGAGCTCCCATCCGGACCGTTGCCCAGCTGAGCCACTCCTGAGGCAGAGCATGGAGTCTGACAACCAGCCGTACCTGGATGACAGCATGCACCAAGTGCCTGATGCCACGACGGCAGGTGACAACCCGTTGCTGTCCCCTCTCAAGGGCCACGTGTCGCACCGTCACAGCGCTCCCGAGCAACTGCTGGCCTCCCAGTTCCGCTccctccagctgggcaccaacAGCGGGCGAGCCTCGCCAGCCCCCAGCGGGCAACGCTGGACCTTGTCCCCGCTGCATCCTGAGGGCAGCCGAGGGGGAACcacaggggctgcccaggaTCCCCCGCACTGCCCAGAGCCTTGCTGCCGCCAGCCGCCCTGCCgctgctgccctgagctgcagcaagcCTGCGGGCCGGATGGCCAGGGGGCTAGCCCAGTACTCAGCGCTGAGGGGCCAGCGGAGGAGGAGAGCCGGGGAGGGGCCCGGCGGGCTGGGGGTCCTGCCCACCGCTCTGCTCAGATGCGCCGCCGCAGCGACCGCTTTGCCACCAGCCTGCGCAACGAGATCCAGCGGCGCAAGGCCCAGCTGCAGAAGAGCCGGGCTCCTGGTGCACCTCCAGCCAGTGAGGAGCCAGTGGAGGAAACTGAGGAGCCCTCAGAGGGCAGCGTACTGGCAGAGCggcaccctgccctgcctgagTGTCTCAGCCCCGCACCGAGTGAGGAGAGCAGGAACTCTGGCCGCTCTGCAGACCGGGGCATCCCCACCCCTGACCCGGTGCCGGCCCCTAAAGGGCCCCTGTCCCCTGAGCGTGTGGTGCCGACAGCCAGGGGCCGCTGGCACTGGTCCCCGGAAGGCAAGCTGCAGCCGCAGCACTCGCCCAGCCGCAGTGAACTGGAGGGCTACAGCCAGGGCCCGGCGGCCCGCAGCTCCCCACCGCAGGGCAGCGACGAAGCAGTCCTGCTGCCCTTCGCCGACCGCCGCCGGTTCTTTGAGGAGAGCAGCCGGCTGGCACCACCCCGGCACAGCAAGCCGCCAGCAGGTGAtcccagcaccttccagccCCCTGGCCCTGAGCACCGGGATGTCCGCCGCCTCTCTGTGGACCAGCCCTACAGCCCGTCCTCACCCAGCcgccctggctctgctggccccTATGCTGAGTGCTGCCGGGAGCAGCCCCACTGTTACAAGCCACTGGCGAGGCCGGGAGAGCTGGATTACCTGCGGGGCTTCTCCTATCCCTATGGGGTTCCCCTGCGCCCTGAGCCCTGCCGCTGCTGTGGAGGGGACCCGTGCCCGCCACCACCGCCCCGTGGCCACACATGCCGCTGTCACCCTGTGTCCTGGGTGCGCTGCCCTGACTGCTGCTACCCGGCTACCCATCCTGGGCGAGAGGAGAGTGATGCCTGGCCCCCCCGGAGAGCTTTCGTCCCA GAATTTCCTCAGGATGAGTGGGAACCACCTGCAATAACCAGGAAAGTCAGCCAGTCCATCAG TGAGCTCTCCAGCTACACACCAAGTTTCCCAAGGCTTGGCCCGTTCCACACCTGCCTTGAGAGCACCGAGCCAGAGTGGCCACCCTGCTACCGGGCCACATCCACGCATGACCTCTTGTGGGATAGTGACCGCCTGGCCCACACCCCTGAGAGCCCCCCGGATCCGCTGCACCGCCCACTAAGGGGCAGAGCCTTCTCTGAGAGCCATCTCAACCTGGAACCttccagcccctggggctgtgaccaGAAGGACCTTTTCCGTGCCAAGCTGGACCCTCCCAACATCCCCAAAAAGAAGGGTCCCCCACCTCCCCGCCCACCTCCGCCCAACTGGGAGAAGTACAGGCAGCGGCGGGCATCCCAGCACCCACCAGATGGTGCTGGGCATGGATCTGCCTTCTCTGCTGCCCCAATGCCAATCCGCAGCATTGCTGAGGCAGTGAGGGAGCGGTCACAGAGCCTCACGGGGGAGCAGAAAGGCCAGTCCTGGGGGCACACTGCTTGCCCCCCTGCTCCATCAGGTGCCTGGCCCCGACCTGAGGCCCCCAGATCACTCCGCAGGACTCCTGGGCCCGATGCTGCCAACGCTGACATTTGCAG GGTGTCGGGAGCCGGGGAGAAGCGGACAAAGATGAAGCGGTCGGGGGAgatggaggagcagccccaaaGGCTCATCCAGAACCAGGGGCAGGGCCGTGCCAGTCCCTGTGGGGCGGGTGagtgctccctgtccctgcattGTGGctctggccctgccctgccagaggCACTTAAGCCCAGTTCTGGGGCAGTGGAGGGGgtgagctgccagggcagctggccccagccccgctgcatGGACTCCGAGGAACGGCCGTGGGACGTGACTGTCAGGGACCGTTCCCTGGCCAGCGTCCCGGCCCCCTTGGCTTCCCCTGGCACCGGCACTGAGGTGATGGgtgagctgctggtggcaggggagCGACAGGCCTGGCGGAAGTGTCTCCAGCAAGACTGGCACCTGGAGGCGCTGGCACAGGACAG GCAAGGTTTTGAGcccatcctgctgcctcccaggagtgctgccagctccagttCCTTCCCAGTGCACTATGGTGTTGCAGCGGGCAAAACTGAGCCGCTCAACAAGGTAAAGGCGCTGCCGGAGGTAGTGGAGGGGAGCtcagaggatgaggaggaggaggtggacCATGAGCTGGTGGAAAAGAAGGTACAAGACACTGCTGGGGACAATTCCCTCGTGGTTCCCCACTGCCCTGGCCAG ctgcagctgatcGAGAGTCTGAGCCGCAAGctggtggtgctgcaggaggcacagcgggggctgcaggaggacaTCAGTGCCAACGGGGCGCTGGGTGAAGATGTGGCTGCTCGCCTGCAAGCCCTCTGCACCCCAGGGGAGTTCGACAAGTACCGCCTCTTTGTGGGTGACCTGGACAAGGTGGTCaacctcctgctctccctctcgGGTCGCCTGGCCCGGGTGGAAACGGCCCTGGGCAGCCTTGGTCCGCACGCCCCTGCTGAGGACAAG ctggccctgcgGGAGAAGCAGCggctgctggtggcacagctggaggatGCCAAAGAGCTGAAGGAGCACGTGGGGCGGCGCGAGGAGGCCGTGGGTGCCATGGTGGCACGGTACCTGCCCGCCGAGCACCTCCAGGACTACCAGCACTTCGTCAAGATGAAGTCGGCCCTcattgctgagcagagggagctggaagaGAAGATCAAGCTGGGCCAGGAACAGCTCAGGTGCCTGCGTGAGAGCCTTGGCCAGGCCTCCAAGGACTGTTAG